The Chryseobacterium shigense genome segment ACATGTCCCTGTCAAAAGGCAAAAAATCTTACTTATCCCTCCTTGCCTGGGAATGGAGCAATGGCTATCTCGCAGATAAAATGAAAATCATGACTTCCGGTTTCCAGCGCCCGAATCCCAAAGCTTTTAAAATTGAAGCCAAAGTAGGCGGACATTACGTTAATTCCATTCTTGCCTGCCAGGATGCAAAAGACAGAGGATATGATGAAGCCTTGTTACTCGATGAAAACGGAAATGTTGCCGAAAGTTCAGGAGCCAATGTGTTCTACGAAAAAGGAGGGATGTTATTTACCCCGGCAAAAGGAAACATTCTACCGGGAATTACAAGGCAAACCGTTTTTGAAATATGCAGTGAACTTAATATTCCCGTTAAAGAAACCCTCTTTAAACCTGAGGAAATGAGAGGAGCTGATGCCGCTTTTTTCTGTGGTACGGCAGCTGAAATTGTAGCATTGGATTCTTTGGATGATGTTCCTTTCACCAAAAACTGGGAAGATACAGCAGGTAAAAAGATACAGCAGGCCTATTTTAAACTGGTAAGAACAGATAAGAGTTCTGTTGTTGTAAATTTTTAAAACATAAATGATTAATTATCAAATTGATATGTGCATTTTTCAAACAGTTGGATATTGTAGTTTTCATAAAAATGAAAATGAAAGAAATATTACAAACTGTAGTTTTGGATCGAAATTAAGTAAAAAACTTTATTGATGTCTTCCGGAAATTAAAATTTTTTATACAGCACCTGAGATATCATAAGAACAGCAAATGCAGGATAGTATGTTAAACAAATATTCAAAAACATTTACACAAAACAGAGAACAGCCCGCCGCAAAAGCAATGCTTTACGGAATAGGCTTTACAGATGAAGATATGCAGAAAGCCCAAATCGGAATTGCCAGTATGGGCTACGATGGAAATACCTGCAATATGCACCTTAATGATCTTGCAAAATTCGTAAAAAAAGGAACCTGGGATCACGGACTCGCAGGATTGATTTTCAATACAATAGGTGTAAGCGATGGGATGAGTAATGGTACAGATGGCATGCGTTACTCACTGGTAAGCCGTGACGTTATTGCAGACAGTATAGAAGCAATCTGTGGAGCTCAATACTATGACGGAATCATTGCATTACCGGGGTGTGACAAGAATATGCCGGGAACCATCATTGCTATGGGAAGACTGAACAGGCCATCCATCATGGTATACGGAGGAACCATAGCTCCGGGATGTTACAAGAATGAGCCACTTAATATCGTTTCAGCTTTTGAAGCTTTGGGAAAAAAGATTGCCGGAGAAATTTCAGAAGAAGATTTTAATGGGGTTATTAAAAATTCCTGTCCCGGGGCAGGGGCATGCGGAGGAATGTACACTGCGAACACCATGTCTTCAGCCATTGAAGCATTAGGAATGAGTCTTCCGTATTCATCATCAAATCCGGCATTGAGCAAAGAAAAACAAAAAGAGTGCCTTGAAGCGGGAAAATATATCAAAATATTGCTGGAAAAAGATATCAAACCTTCAGACATTATGACCAGAAAGGCCTTTGAAAATGCCCTTCGCCTGATCGTTATTCTAGGAGGAAGCACCAATGCGGTTCTTCACTTTATAGCAATGGCAAAAAGCGTTGGTGTTTCTGTAACTCAGGATGATTTCCAGAAAATGAGTGACTGCACGCCCGTATTGGCAGATCTTAAGCCAAGCGGGAAATATCTGATGCAGGATCTTCACGAGCACGGGGGAACACCTGCTGTAATGAAATACCTGTTGGAAGAAGGTTTACTGCATGGCGACTGTTTAACAGTTACCGGAAAAACTATCGCTGAAAACCTTGAAAATGTTCCCAGTCTGGATTTTGCAAAACAGAAGATCATCAGACCTTTATCAAATCCTATCAAAGAAACAGGACATTTAAGAATACTCTATGGAAATCTAGCAGAAAAAGGAAGTGTAGCAAAGATTACCGGAAAAGAAGGAGAAAAATTTTCAGGAAAAGCCAAAGTATTTGACGGAGAAAAAGATCTCATCAAAGGCATTGAAAACGGAAGGGTTCAGCACGGAGACGTAATTGTAATCCGCCATGAAGGACCTAAAGGAGCACCCGGAATGCCCGAAATGCTGAAACCCACCAGCGCACTGATCGGGGCAGGCCTGGGCGGAAGCGTAGCTTTAATTACCGATGGACGCTTCAGCGGAGGGACTCACGGTTTTGTGGTAGGACACATTACTCCCGAAGCCCACGAAGGCGGCCTGATCGCTTTTGTGAACGATGATGATCTTATTGAAATAGATGCAGTAAACAACATCATCCAGTTAAAAGTGTCCGAAGAAGAAATAGAACAGAGAAAAAAAGGATGGCAAAAACCTGAACTTAAAGTTAAAAAAGGACTGCTATACAAATACGCACTCACCGTATCATCAGCGGCAGAAGGTTGTGTAACAGACGAAATCACTCAATAAAAATATAATGAAGAATCTAAATGTATCCACAGAAACAGAAATAAGCGGCAGCCGGATCATCCTTGAAGCATTTCTTCAGGAAGGGGTAAAAACCATATTCGGATATCCGGGAGGGGCCATTATCCCCATTTATGATGCCCTTTACGATTATAAAGATAAGTTGGAACATATTCTGGTCCGCCACGAGCAGGGAGCGGTCCATGCCGCACAGGGACTGGCAAGAGCCTCCGGAGAAGTAGGGGTGGTATTGGCTACCAGCGGCCCCGGTGCCACCAATCTGGTAACTGGATTAGCAGATGCATTATTGGATAATACTCCGGTTGTATGCATCACGGGGCAGGTTTTTGAACATCTTTTGGGCACAGATGCATTTCAGGAAATAGATGTGATGAACGTTACCAGTCCAGTTACCAAATGGAATTACCAGGTAACCGATGCCGAAGAACTTCCTGAAGTATTGGCAAAGGCATTCTATATCGCAAGATCGGGAAGACCTGGCCCGGTACTGATAGATGTAACGAAAAATGCCCAGCTGCAAAAGGTTTCGGATAAAGGGTATACACCTTGCGATTCTTTAAGAAGTTACAGGCCGGATCCTGTTCCCGATATGAAAAATATTGAAAAAGCAGCCACTCTGATCAATAAGGCGGAAAAACCATTCATAATTGCAGGGCAGGGAATTATGTTAGGAAAGGCAGAAAAGGAATTTCTACAGTTTGCTGAAAAATCGGGAATTCCTGTTGCATGGACTGTTCTGGGAATGAGCGCCATTCCAACAGATCATCCTCAGGCCGTTGGAATGGTAGGAATGCATGGAAATTACGGTCCCAATATCCTCACCAATGAATGTGATGTCCTGATTGCCGTAGGAATGCGCTTTGATGACCGTGTAACCGGAAGACTTGATCAGTATGCAAAACAGGCTGGTATCATTCACCTTGATATTGACAAAGCAGAGATCAATAAAAATGTAAAAGCTGATGTTCCGGTTCTTGGAAATTGTAAAGAAACATTACCGCTCCTTACTGATCTGATAGAGCCAAGAGAACATACAGACTGGCATCAAAAATTTAAAGATTGTTACAAAATTGAACATCATAAGCTGATTAGCCTTGAATTATATCCTTCAGAAGGAGAAATTACCATGGGAGAAGTAATCCGGCACCTTAACGAAATGACAAAAGGAGAAGCAGTTATTGTAACGGATGTAGGACAGCATCAGATGGCGGCTTGCAGGTATTCAGATTTTAAACATTCCAGAAGCAATATTACCAGCGGAGGATTGGGAACCATGGGATTTTGCCTGCCTGCTGCTATAGGAGCCGCTTATGCAGGAACCAGACGTCCGGTCATTGCGGTAATGGGAGATGGAGGCGCCCAGATGAATATTCAGGAATTGGGAACATTGATGCAGTATCAGCCGGATGTTAAGATCTTGATTCTCAATAACTGCTATCTGGGAATGGTAAGACAGTGGCAGGAGCTGTTTCACGAAGAAAGATATTCATCGGTGGATATCCAGAGTCCTGATTTTGTACAGGTTGCCAAAGGATATAATATTCCGGGAAGAAAGGTAACTCAGAGGGAAGAATTGGAAATAGGTCTCAGTGAAATGCTTCATCATAAAGGAGCTTTCCTTCTCGAAGTAATGACAGGAAAAGAACACAATGTTTTCCCCATGATTCCACAAGGGAAAAGTGTTTCCGAAATTGTACTGAATCATAATAAGGTTTAAGTTCATATGGAAACTTACATTTTAAAATAAAATCAGTCTTTTATTTCGGAAGTATGTGTAGAATTTTTTTACCACAGGTTTCACTGATTTGCACAGTGGATTGCACATAATTTTAACAACTTCAATAAAGTATACCATAAATATCTGTGAAAATCAGTGAAATCTGTGGTAAATGAGAAAAATAGATTAAGGCAAAATAATATATAAGGATCAAGTTTAAAATATAAAATAGGAAAGAAATGAAATCAGAAAACAGAGAATATACCATCACTGCTTATACGGAAGATTATTTAGGACTTATCGGCAGGATCAATGCTATTTTTTCAAGGAGAAGAGTTCCCATTGTGAATTTCAATGCAGGGCCTTCCGAGATGGAGAAAGTGAAAAAATTTGTGATCGTTATCAGAGAAACGGAAGAATCTGTACAGAAAATCACCAGGCAAATAGAAAAACAGGTAGATGTTCTGGAAGTTCACTATCATAAAAATCCATATCTGACAGTGGTAGTACATGCCAGCTGATCAGAAATACAATCAAAAAAATAATAATTGACAACAAATAAAAATTTTAAGAAATGGCAAAATTGAATTTCGGAGGAGTAGAAGAAAACGTAGTGACAAGACAGGAATTTCCATTGGAGAAAGCACAGGAAGTATTGAAGGGTGAGATTGTAGCAGTGGTAGGATATGGAGTGCAGGGACCAGGGCAGGCACTCAACCAGAAAGACAACGGAATCAATGTGATTGTCGGACAGAGAAAGAACTCAAAATCCTGGGATAAGGCAGTAGCAGACGGATTTGTACCCGGAGAAACCCTGTTTGAAATAGAAGAAGCCCTTCAGAAAGGAACCATTATCTGCTACCTTTTGAGTGATGCAGCCCAGATTGAATACTGGCCCAAAATAAAAAAATACCTTACTCCCGGAAAAGCATTATACTTTTCCCATGGTTTTGGAATAACTTTTAATGAGCGTACAGGGATTATTCCTCCCGCTGATGTTGATGTTTTCCTGGTAGCGCCTAAAGGATCAGGCACTTCCTTAAGGAGAATGTTCCTTCAGAACCGCGGACTGAACAGCAGTTTCGCCGTGTATCAGGATGCAACTGGAAAAGCAAGAGAAAGAGTAACTGCTTTGGGAATAGCCATAGGGAGCGGGTATTTATTTGAAACGGACTTTAAAAAAGAAGTATTCAGCGATCTTGCAGGAGAAAGAGGAACATTGATGGGAGCTGTACAGGGAATATTTGCGGCCCAGTATGATGTGCTGAGAAAAAACGGGCATAGCCCCTCCGAAGCGTTTAATGAAACAGTAGAGGAATTAACACAATCCTTAATGCCGTTGGTAGCAGAAAACGGAATGGACTGGATGTACGCCAATTGCAGTACCACAGCCCAAAGAGGAGCATTAGACTGGTGGAAACGTTTCAGAGACGCTACCTCTCCTTTGTTTGAGGAACTGTATGATAGTGTAGCTAAAGGAAATGAGGCTCAACGGTCCATTGACAGCAACAGTAAGCCGGACTACCGGGAAAAGCTTGAAGTGGAGCTGACAGAGCTCAGAGAAAGTGAAATGTGGAGAGCAGGCAAAACCGTCCGCAGTCTAAGGCCTGAAAATAATTAA includes the following:
- the ilvE gene encoding branched-chain-amino-acid transaminase, producing MYYSDKTIVYFDGKFLKAEEAGTDLYGQSLHYGYSVFEGIKSYKTDHGTRIFKAEEHYERLKKSAELMHIPFDYTVRELTDLTYELLERNGFSDAYIRPLITCSPNMSLSKGKKSYLSLLAWEWSNGYLADKMKIMTSGFQRPNPKAFKIEAKVGGHYVNSILACQDAKDRGYDEALLLDENGNVAESSGANVFYEKGGMLFTPAKGNILPGITRQTVFEICSELNIPVKETLFKPEEMRGADAAFFCGTAAEIVALDSLDDVPFTKNWEDTAGKKIQQAYFKLVRTDKSSVVVNF
- the ilvD gene encoding dihydroxy-acid dehydratase; the encoded protein is MLNKYSKTFTQNREQPAAKAMLYGIGFTDEDMQKAQIGIASMGYDGNTCNMHLNDLAKFVKKGTWDHGLAGLIFNTIGVSDGMSNGTDGMRYSLVSRDVIADSIEAICGAQYYDGIIALPGCDKNMPGTIIAMGRLNRPSIMVYGGTIAPGCYKNEPLNIVSAFEALGKKIAGEISEEDFNGVIKNSCPGAGACGGMYTANTMSSAIEALGMSLPYSSSNPALSKEKQKECLEAGKYIKILLEKDIKPSDIMTRKAFENALRLIVILGGSTNAVLHFIAMAKSVGVSVTQDDFQKMSDCTPVLADLKPSGKYLMQDLHEHGGTPAVMKYLLEEGLLHGDCLTVTGKTIAENLENVPSLDFAKQKIIRPLSNPIKETGHLRILYGNLAEKGSVAKITGKEGEKFSGKAKVFDGEKDLIKGIENGRVQHGDVIVIRHEGPKGAPGMPEMLKPTSALIGAGLGGSVALITDGRFSGGTHGFVVGHITPEAHEGGLIAFVNDDDLIEIDAVNNIIQLKVSEEEIEQRKKGWQKPELKVKKGLLYKYALTVSSAAEGCVTDEITQ
- the ilvB gene encoding biosynthetic-type acetolactate synthase large subunit is translated as MKNLNVSTETEISGSRIILEAFLQEGVKTIFGYPGGAIIPIYDALYDYKDKLEHILVRHEQGAVHAAQGLARASGEVGVVLATSGPGATNLVTGLADALLDNTPVVCITGQVFEHLLGTDAFQEIDVMNVTSPVTKWNYQVTDAEELPEVLAKAFYIARSGRPGPVLIDVTKNAQLQKVSDKGYTPCDSLRSYRPDPVPDMKNIEKAATLINKAEKPFIIAGQGIMLGKAEKEFLQFAEKSGIPVAWTVLGMSAIPTDHPQAVGMVGMHGNYGPNILTNECDVLIAVGMRFDDRVTGRLDQYAKQAGIIHLDIDKAEINKNVKADVPVLGNCKETLPLLTDLIEPREHTDWHQKFKDCYKIEHHKLISLELYPSEGEITMGEVIRHLNEMTKGEAVIVTDVGQHQMAACRYSDFKHSRSNITSGGLGTMGFCLPAAIGAAYAGTRRPVIAVMGDGGAQMNIQELGTLMQYQPDVKILILNNCYLGMVRQWQELFHEERYSSVDIQSPDFVQVAKGYNIPGRKVTQREELEIGLSEMLHHKGAFLLEVMTGKEHNVFPMIPQGKSVSEIVLNHNKV
- the ilvC gene encoding ketol-acid reductoisomerase, translated to MAKLNFGGVEENVVTRQEFPLEKAQEVLKGEIVAVVGYGVQGPGQALNQKDNGINVIVGQRKNSKSWDKAVADGFVPGETLFEIEEALQKGTIICYLLSDAAQIEYWPKIKKYLTPGKALYFSHGFGITFNERTGIIPPADVDVFLVAPKGSGTSLRRMFLQNRGLNSSFAVYQDATGKARERVTALGIAIGSGYLFETDFKKEVFSDLAGERGTLMGAVQGIFAAQYDVLRKNGHSPSEAFNETVEELTQSLMPLVAENGMDWMYANCSTTAQRGALDWWKRFRDATSPLFEELYDSVAKGNEAQRSIDSNSKPDYREKLEVELTELRESEMWRAGKTVRSLRPENN